A part of Mycolicibacterium sp. TUM20985 genomic DNA contains:
- a CDS encoding ANTAR domain-containing protein — MSEQARITAAVAEIAESRAAIEQAKGMLMMVYGIDEDTAFGLLRWQSQHHNVKLRLMAEQVRTDFTEASRVRPAVDRRTYDELFVTAHTRTGTPVMTDTVAEMAEHMTAVSTEA; from the coding sequence GTGAGTGAGCAGGCGCGGATCACCGCCGCCGTCGCGGAGATCGCCGAGAGCCGCGCCGCCATCGAGCAGGCCAAGGGCATGCTGATGATGGTCTACGGGATCGACGAAGACACGGCGTTCGGTTTGCTCCGGTGGCAGTCCCAGCACCACAACGTCAAGCTCCGATTGATGGCCGAGCAGGTCCGGACGGACTTCACCGAGGCATCGCGGGTGCGGCCCGCCGTGGACCGCCGGACCTACGACGAATTGTTCGTCACCGCCCACACCCGGACCGGCACGCCCGTGATGACGGACACCGTCGCGGAGATGGCCGAGCACATGACGGCTGTCAGCACGGAGGCCTAG
- a CDS encoding PPOX class F420-dependent oxidoreductase yields the protein MSDDLSDGARDMLAKANPAVIATVRSNGQPVSAATWYLLRDDRILVNMDEGRVRLKHMRKEPRVSLTVIDKDDWYTHVTLIGRVTEIYDDDGLADIDALSRQYTGKPYPQRDRPRVSALFEIDRVHGWGAQKNNDQPDGSE from the coding sequence ATGTCTGATGACCTGTCCGACGGTGCCCGCGACATGCTGGCGAAGGCCAACCCGGCCGTGATCGCCACCGTGCGATCCAACGGCCAACCGGTGTCGGCGGCAACCTGGTATCTGCTTCGCGACGACCGAATCCTGGTGAACATGGACGAGGGCCGCGTGCGCCTCAAGCACATGCGGAAGGAGCCGCGCGTCTCGCTCACGGTGATCGACAAGGACGACTGGTACACCCACGTGACCCTCATCGGCCGGGTGACCGAGATCTACGACGATGACGGTCTCGCCGACATCGACGCGCTCTCGCGCCAGTACACGGGCAAGCCGTATCCACAGCGGGACCGGCCCCGGGTCAGCGCGCTATTCGAGATCGACCGGGTGCACGGCTGGGGCGCGCAGAAGAACAACGACCAGCCCGACGGTAGCGAGTAG
- a CDS encoding ABC transporter permease, with protein sequence MSVETPTPVVPETASRRPVDRVLEAVLTQRIVLLGVLIVVVVAWLMYMSANGYLSGDYDFDYMSATLIDAVPLALLAFAELVVIVSGRGGIDLSVGAMVSLVGMVFGFAYGKWGWPLLAAVLLAVVTGAALGAINGFLVARIGFPALIATLATYYAYRSIALVINDQKPINSTQIQDLYTLTSSVRVPIIGDYIPDVPLGVFTFLAPVLVVLWLALGRGTFGRRLYGVGTNDVAARWAGVDVPGTRMRAYVISGVLSGLVAVYITAEFASARPDAGTAGNGLALPAITIAVLGGVAITGGIGRLAGVLLATLLIVWLNAGIILYFEGNTGTQFQLLALGVVLILAALLNGWTTRRFRGGD encoded by the coding sequence ATGAGCGTCGAAACCCCCACACCGGTGGTGCCGGAGACCGCCTCACGTCGGCCCGTGGACCGGGTCCTCGAAGCCGTCTTGACCCAGCGGATCGTGCTGCTCGGCGTCTTGATCGTCGTCGTCGTCGCGTGGCTGATGTACATGAGCGCCAACGGTTATCTCTCCGGCGACTACGACTTCGACTACATGTCGGCAACGCTGATCGACGCGGTTCCGCTGGCGCTGCTCGCGTTCGCCGAACTCGTCGTGATCGTGTCCGGCCGCGGCGGGATCGACCTGTCGGTGGGCGCGATGGTCTCACTCGTCGGAATGGTGTTCGGCTTCGCCTACGGCAAGTGGGGCTGGCCGCTGCTGGCCGCCGTGCTGCTGGCCGTCGTCACCGGCGCGGCACTGGGCGCGATCAACGGATTCCTGGTCGCCCGCATCGGTTTTCCCGCCCTGATCGCGACGTTGGCCACCTACTACGCGTACCGGTCCATCGCGTTGGTGATCAACGACCAGAAGCCCATCAACAGCACGCAGATCCAGGACCTGTACACCCTCACCAGCTCCGTCCGGGTGCCGATCATCGGTGACTACATCCCCGACGTGCCGCTGGGGGTCTTCACCTTCCTGGCCCCGGTGTTGGTGGTGCTGTGGCTTGCGTTGGGGCGCGGAACCTTCGGCCGACGGTTGTACGGCGTCGGGACCAATGACGTCGCCGCGCGCTGGGCCGGGGTCGACGTCCCCGGCACCCGGATGCGCGCCTACGTCATCTCCGGCGTCCTGTCCGGTCTCGTCGCGGTGTACATCACCGCGGAGTTCGCCTCGGCCCGACCGGATGCCGGCACGGCGGGCAACGGCCTGGCGCTTCCTGCGATCACCATCGCCGTGCTCGGCGGGGTCGCGATCACCGGGGGCATCGGCCGGTTGGCGGGCGTGCTGCTCGCCACGCTGCTGATCGTCTGGCTCAACGCCGGCATCATCCTCTACTTCGAGGGCAACACCGGCACCCAGTTCCAGTTGCTTGCGCTCGGCGTCGTCCTCATCCTGGCCGCCCTGCTCAACGGGTGGACCACCCGTCGATTCCGCGGCGGCGACTAG
- a CDS encoding helix-turn-helix domain-containing protein, with protein MTGSRTPAVHRGVRVLDAVSSGAATTPAALSGLLGLPKSSIADLLGTLEDVGFVSRGADGRLHAGARLSDLSDPDALIHNLFRSCAAPELEGHTISLVRLFGNQLVFVDVHLGRLPLPLTPRPGQRADVSACAGAAAILSSLTLDEAESTITAAAAHLGLDDDEVRRCLALRHPRRRNVYESHSPPMGRQFASPVAGTRYALTLHVPDRWPEPATRRAARALNAAANDY; from the coding sequence ATGACCGGGTCGCGCACACCGGCCGTGCACCGCGGCGTCCGCGTCCTCGATGCCGTGTCCTCTGGCGCCGCCACCACTCCCGCCGCACTGAGCGGGCTGCTGGGACTGCCCAAGAGTTCGATCGCCGATCTGCTCGGCACGCTGGAAGACGTCGGCTTCGTCTCGCGCGGGGCCGATGGTCGCCTCCATGCCGGAGCCCGCCTATCCGACCTCTCAGACCCGGACGCGTTAATTCACAACCTCTTTCGATCGTGTGCCGCTCCCGAGCTGGAGGGGCACACGATCTCGCTGGTTCGGCTCTTCGGCAACCAGCTGGTCTTCGTCGACGTCCACCTGGGCAGGCTGCCGCTGCCGCTGACACCACGGCCGGGTCAACGCGCCGACGTGAGTGCCTGCGCCGGGGCGGCCGCCATCCTCTCGTCGTTGACGCTCGACGAGGCGGAGTCGACGATCACGGCCGCGGCCGCTCACCTCGGTCTCGACGATGACGAGGTTCGGCGATGTCTGGCGCTGCGGCACCCCCGCCGACGAAACGTCTACGAATCGCACTCTCCCCCGATGGGACGACAGTTCGCCTCTCCGGTCGCGGGCACCCGTTACGCGCTGACCCTGCACGTGCCCGATCGGTGGCCCGAGCCGGCGACCCGTCGGGCCGCCCGCGCTCTCAACGCCGCCGCGAACGATTACTGA
- a CDS encoding sugar ABC transporter ATP-binding protein, which yields MPQESRLTLTGVVKSYGAVKAIRHADFEVRPGQVHALVGENGAGKSTLIKIVSGATTPDTGTIAYDGAPVSITSTVDAIALGIATVYQEPQLFGELTVAENVFMGRELVNRRRVDWAAQNERVVGLLEALGLPAKLATATVGTLPVATQQQVSIAKALAGKCGVLILDEPSAILTDAEIDVLFGIIRRLADDGVAIVYISHRLDEVVKIADQVTVMRDGSTIGTFPVQDMTVRRMAELMVGEALSEHSGPRTTTDGELVLELKALSRAGSFHDVSLELRAGEILGLYGLVGSGVAEIAECVHGLAKTSGGEIVVEGRAVAPRSPREAGEAGIALLPANRKTEGMFAFQSIAFNVSIGHLRLLSLGRAFVDRRRERSVVKDLMKRLAVRAQDENQPIGNLSGGNAQKVMLARQLVERPKLLLLAEPTQGVDIGAKEEIHRIITDLADNGTAVLVVTSDLQEALRITDRLLVVRTGTIAAEFGPDARQVDVLAAAAGDREGTATG from the coding sequence ATGCCGCAGGAGTCGCGACTGACCCTCACCGGGGTGGTCAAGAGCTACGGCGCGGTCAAGGCCATCAGGCACGCCGACTTCGAGGTGCGGCCCGGCCAGGTCCACGCGTTGGTGGGGGAGAACGGCGCCGGGAAGTCCACGCTGATCAAGATCGTCTCCGGGGCAACAACCCCCGATACGGGAACGATCGCGTACGACGGTGCGCCAGTGTCGATTACGTCCACTGTCGACGCGATCGCCCTGGGCATCGCCACGGTGTACCAGGAACCACAGCTGTTCGGTGAACTCACGGTCGCCGAGAACGTGTTCATGGGCCGCGAACTGGTCAACCGGCGCCGGGTCGACTGGGCCGCGCAGAACGAGCGGGTGGTCGGCCTCCTCGAAGCCCTTGGTCTCCCGGCGAAACTCGCCACCGCCACCGTGGGGACCCTGCCCGTCGCGACCCAGCAGCAGGTGTCGATCGCCAAGGCCCTGGCGGGCAAGTGCGGAGTGCTGATCCTCGACGAACCCTCGGCCATCCTCACTGACGCCGAGATCGACGTCTTGTTCGGCATCATTCGCAGGCTCGCCGATGACGGTGTCGCGATCGTCTACATCTCCCATCGGCTCGACGAGGTCGTGAAGATCGCCGATCAGGTCACCGTCATGCGAGACGGCAGCACGATCGGCACCTTTCCCGTCCAGGACATGACCGTGCGGCGGATGGCTGAACTGATGGTGGGAGAAGCGCTTTCGGAGCACTCGGGCCCGCGCACGACGACCGATGGCGAACTCGTCCTGGAACTGAAGGCGCTGTCACGGGCCGGTTCCTTCCACGACGTGAGCCTCGAGTTACGGGCGGGTGAGATCCTCGGCCTCTACGGGTTGGTCGGCTCCGGTGTCGCCGAGATCGCCGAGTGCGTCCATGGACTGGCCAAGACCAGTGGCGGCGAGATCGTGGTCGAGGGCCGCGCCGTGGCACCCCGCAGCCCGCGGGAGGCCGGGGAGGCGGGCATCGCGCTGCTGCCGGCGAATCGGAAGACCGAGGGGATGTTCGCCTTTCAGTCCATCGCGTTCAACGTGTCGATCGGCCACCTGCGACTCCTCTCTCTCGGGAGGGCGTTCGTGGACCGGCGCCGGGAGCGCTCGGTGGTGAAGGACTTGATGAAGCGACTGGCGGTGCGCGCGCAGGACGAGAACCAGCCCATTGGCAATCTGTCCGGTGGCAACGCCCAGAAGGTGATGCTCGCCCGCCAACTCGTCGAGCGGCCCAAGCTCCTGCTGCTGGCCGAGCCCACCCAGGGCGTGGACATCGGCGCCAAGGAGGAGATCCACCGCATCATCACCGATCTCGCCGACAACGGGACCGCCGTCCTGGTGGTGACCTCGGATCTACAGGAGGCGCTGCGGATCACCGATCGGCTGCTGGTGGTCCGGACGGGCACCATCGCCGCGGAGTTCGGTCCCGATGCCCGACAGGTCGACGTCCTGGCCGCCGCCGCGGGGGACCGGGAAGGAACGGCGACGGGATGA
- a CDS encoding ABC transporter permease has product MSVTTDPQAPPVKSRGRVLPSPVTSAEIALVAVLVVLWIGLSIATPAFLSTGSIIPLLVEVSPVALIGIGMTFVIITGGIDVSVGGAIMVCSVVTAKLMRDQALPLWWCLVVAIATGAVLGLVNGVLIAYGRVHAIIITFGTANLFLFVGLQVFGSQPISGMPNTLAWFGRGADGRTLDVPHSFAITVVLAAAAWWYLRHTPGGRHFFGVGGDPVAARLAGIRVQRRILIAYVITGLLVGLASIFTLAKGTSNLDQSVGSGQELAVIAAVVIGGTSIMGGRGSVLGTVLGALLVQTVKSGVTQLGWPSQLSDLFVGIFIVVAVGTDLVRRRARRDR; this is encoded by the coding sequence ATGAGCGTGACGACCGATCCCCAGGCGCCGCCCGTCAAGAGTCGCGGCCGTGTCCTGCCCTCGCCGGTGACGTCCGCCGAGATCGCGCTGGTCGCCGTCCTCGTCGTGCTCTGGATCGGGCTGTCGATCGCCACGCCCGCCTTCCTCAGTACGGGCTCGATCATTCCGCTGCTCGTCGAAGTGTCCCCGGTGGCGTTGATCGGCATCGGCATGACGTTCGTCATCATCACCGGCGGGATCGACGTCTCCGTCGGCGGCGCGATCATGGTGTGCTCCGTGGTGACCGCCAAGCTGATGCGCGACCAGGCGTTGCCCCTGTGGTGGTGTCTGGTGGTGGCCATCGCGACCGGCGCGGTCCTCGGCCTCGTGAACGGCGTGCTGATCGCCTACGGGCGGGTGCATGCCATCATCATCACCTTCGGTACCGCGAATCTCTTTCTCTTCGTGGGCCTTCAGGTCTTCGGGTCCCAACCGATCAGCGGGATGCCCAACACCTTGGCCTGGTTCGGCCGCGGCGCCGACGGCCGCACGCTCGACGTGCCGCACAGCTTCGCAATCACCGTCGTCCTCGCCGCCGCGGCGTGGTGGTACCTGCGCCACACGCCCGGGGGGCGGCACTTCTTCGGTGTGGGCGGGGATCCGGTCGCCGCGCGGCTGGCCGGCATCCGGGTACAGCGGCGCATCCTCATCGCGTACGTCATCACGGGCCTCCTCGTCGGACTGGCTTCGATCTTCACCCTGGCGAAGGGCACCTCGAACCTGGACCAGTCGGTGGGATCGGGCCAGGAGCTTGCCGTCATCGCGGCGGTGGTCATCGGCGGAACGTCCATCATGGGCGGCCGCGGTTCGGTGCTCGGTACGGTCCTCGGCGCACTCCTCGTCCAGACCGTCAAGTCGGGTGTCACTCAATTGGGTTGGCCCTCACAGCTGTCCGACCTCTTCGTCGGGATCTTCATCGTCGTCGCGGTGGGCACCGACCTCGTCCGCCGACGTGCCAGGAGAGACCGATGA
- a CDS encoding SDR family NAD(P)-dependent oxidoreductase, whose amino-acid sequence MTVLDAFALTGKRALVTGGNRGLGLAFVRGLAEAGADVVFVSRDAERNAAAVTALAREGLTVNGFEVDVTAPDGPSAAIDGAVDRLGGLDLLLNNAGLAIHKPALEISDEEWDLVFDVNTRSLWRLSQRAGAYMKDHGGGNILNVGSISSLIVNRPQWQPSYNASKAAVHQLTKSLAAEWAPYGIRVNAIAPGYVKTEMAPVDEPRFRRHWIEDAPMQRYALPEEIAPSVVYMASDASAFMTGSVVVIDGGYTVY is encoded by the coding sequence ATGACCGTCCTCGACGCCTTCGCGTTGACCGGCAAACGTGCCCTCGTCACCGGCGGCAACCGGGGCCTCGGCCTGGCCTTCGTCAGGGGGCTCGCCGAGGCGGGCGCCGACGTGGTGTTCGTCTCGCGGGATGCCGAGCGCAACGCCGCCGCGGTCACCGCACTGGCGCGAGAGGGGTTGACGGTCAACGGCTTCGAGGTCGACGTCACCGCGCCCGACGGCCCCAGCGCCGCCATCGACGGTGCCGTGGACCGGCTCGGCGGCCTGGACCTGCTCCTCAACAACGCCGGGCTGGCCATCCACAAACCGGCGCTGGAGATCAGCGACGAGGAGTGGGATCTCGTCTTTGACGTCAACACCCGGTCGCTGTGGCGGCTGAGCCAACGGGCCGGCGCGTACATGAAGGACCACGGCGGCGGGAACATCCTCAACGTGGGCTCGATCAGCTCCCTCATCGTCAACCGCCCGCAGTGGCAGCCGTCCTACAACGCGTCGAAGGCCGCGGTGCATCAGCTGACCAAATCGTTGGCCGCCGAGTGGGCGCCCTACGGGATCCGCGTCAACGCGATCGCCCCGGGATACGTCAAGACCGAGATGGCACCCGTGGACGAGCCCCGCTTCCGTCGGCACTGGATCGAGGACGCTCCGATGCAGCGGTACGCGCTACCCGAGGAGATCGCGCCGTCGGTGGTCTACATGGCCTCCGACGCCTCGGCCTTCATGACCGGTTCGGTGGTCGTCATCGACGGTGGATACACCGTGTACTGA
- a CDS encoding lytic transglycosylase domain-containing protein: MTASEPVRAVMLDEPTVPADAPPSLASDTSQLADDLVADEQTLRDPSTTAAALAAAAHRQQVAYRAIGRHPEWDAVIRSRMPPSLGEAYERNVDARRQLAAMAHPRETVPAWRIQAPAPAEVLLSYYREAESTSGVGWNYLAAINLIETGFGRIDGVSTAGAQGPMQFMPTTFAAHGEGGDIHSPRDAIMAAGRYLAANGFGTQREHAIYRYNNADEYVRAVEDYAAVLAADPAAFAGYYRWEVYYYTVSGDVLLPEGYFASSPAPVAEYLATHPQ; encoded by the coding sequence ATGACTGCCAGCGAGCCGGTGCGCGCGGTCATGCTCGACGAGCCGACGGTTCCCGCGGATGCTCCCCCTTCGCTGGCCTCCGACACCTCGCAGCTGGCCGATGACCTCGTCGCCGACGAGCAGACCCTGCGCGACCCTTCGACGACGGCGGCGGCCCTGGCGGCGGCCGCCCATCGGCAGCAGGTGGCCTACCGTGCCATCGGTCGTCATCCCGAGTGGGATGCCGTCATCCGGTCGCGGATGCCACCGTCGCTCGGCGAGGCATACGAACGCAACGTCGACGCGCGTCGTCAACTCGCCGCGATGGCGCACCCGAGGGAGACCGTGCCCGCGTGGCGCATCCAGGCGCCGGCTCCGGCCGAGGTACTGCTGAGCTACTACCGAGAGGCCGAGTCGACGTCCGGGGTCGGCTGGAACTACCTGGCTGCCATCAATCTGATCGAGACCGGCTTCGGCAGAATCGACGGGGTCAGCACCGCAGGTGCGCAGGGCCCCATGCAGTTCATGCCCACGACGTTCGCCGCCCATGGCGAGGGCGGTGACATCCACTCGCCCCGCGACGCCATCATGGCCGCCGGGCGGTATCTCGCCGCCAATGGCTTTGGCACCCAACGCGAGCACGCCATCTATCGGTACAACAACGCCGACGAATACGTCCGCGCGGTCGAGGACTATGCCGCGGTACTCGCCGCCGACCCCGCGGCGTTCGCCGGTTACTACCGGTGGGAGGTCTACTACTACACCGTCTCCGGTGACGTCCTGCTGCCCGAAGGCTACTTCGCCTCGTCGCCGGCGCCCGTCGCCGAGTACCTGGCGACTCACCCGCAGTAA
- a CDS encoding PE-PPE domain-containing protein: MAALLLAMVLAIASPGALAAAAQTRIGLNGGRPSEWPVLAQILASQGLTQEGWLSFASQVGENWLPGTSPVPVDHPGQLGVVSGPAALTADQSAAVGRQLLHEIILRELANGSPVAVAGLSEGTLVIDQELAYLARDPNAPPAQDITFYVFGDMLRGLGQTYLPGVTIPFIGQTFGPVPESQYHTVVVNEQWDGWANPPDRPWNVLSVVNAIMGAVYTVNGSNDHSQTSLDSVSDAVLVSETVNSLGGTTSTYLVPRAQLPITRPLLQLGVPRPIVDEIDKLLTPLILTGYSSVTPQWGPHIERGQLVFGNPPAPTIPTTPMVQAIEQPPAATALARVEPSPSTDDQAATASTATAAPAAAVERTSATSHRSSRRAQDADSPRESATTTADEPTDDNATAEPGKADEPERPSADAADSSSDSKPKPEPKPSAQPDRDSPAGAHVSGSAGADSSSSDAAS, translated from the coding sequence TTGGCGGCGCTGCTACTGGCGATGGTGCTCGCAATCGCATCGCCAGGCGCGCTCGCCGCCGCTGCCCAGACCCGGATCGGCTTGAACGGCGGGCGGCCCAGCGAATGGCCCGTGCTGGCGCAGATCCTCGCCTCTCAGGGGCTAACGCAGGAGGGGTGGCTGTCGTTCGCGTCCCAGGTCGGGGAGAACTGGCTGCCGGGCACGTCGCCGGTCCCCGTGGATCACCCGGGCCAACTCGGAGTGGTATCGGGCCCAGCGGCATTGACGGCCGACCAGTCGGCGGCCGTGGGACGGCAACTCCTGCACGAGATCATCCTCAGAGAGCTGGCGAACGGTTCGCCCGTGGCGGTCGCGGGCCTCAGCGAGGGCACCCTGGTGATCGATCAGGAGCTGGCGTATCTGGCACGAGATCCCAACGCGCCGCCAGCGCAAGACATTACGTTCTACGTCTTCGGGGACATGCTGCGGGGACTGGGCCAGACCTATCTGCCGGGCGTGACGATACCGTTCATCGGTCAGACATTCGGTCCGGTGCCCGAGAGCCAGTACCACACGGTGGTCGTCAACGAACAGTGGGACGGTTGGGCCAACCCGCCGGACCGGCCGTGGAATGTGCTCTCGGTGGTCAACGCCATCATGGGCGCGGTGTACACGGTCAACGGTTCCAATGACCACTCTCAGACATCGCTGGACAGCGTGTCGGACGCGGTGCTGGTATCGGAGACCGTCAACTCGCTGGGCGGCACGACGAGCACGTATCTCGTTCCCCGCGCTCAACTTCCGATCACCCGGCCGTTGCTTCAGCTGGGTGTGCCCCGTCCGATCGTCGACGAGATCGACAAGCTGCTGACGCCGTTGATCCTGACGGGCTACTCATCGGTGACCCCGCAGTGGGGACCGCACATCGAGCGCGGCCAACTGGTGTTCGGCAACCCGCCGGCTCCCACCATCCCGACCACCCCGATGGTCCAGGCCATCGAGCAGCCGCCCGCCGCGACGGCGCTCGCCCGCGTCGAGCCATCGCCCTCGACCGATGACCAGGCTGCCACTGCGTCAACGGCCACCGCAGCCCCGGCGGCCGCCGTCGAGCGGACCTCGGCGACGAGTCACCGATCATCGCGGCGCGCCCAGGACGCGGACAGTCCGCGTGAGAGCGCCACCACGACAGCTGACGAGCCGACCGACGACAATGCGACCGCCGAGCCCGGAAAGGCTGACGAGCCCGAACGACCGAGCGCCGATGCGGCCGACTCGAGCTCGGACTCGAAGCCCAAACCGGAGCCGAAGCCCAGCGCGCAGCCCGACCGCGACTCCCCCGCCGGCGCCCACGTCTCCGGCAGTGCGGGCGCTGATTCGTCATCGTCGGATGCCGCGAGCTGA
- a CDS encoding substrate-binding domain-containing protein → MAAGPGVEEDDSSARRTRVPALTRAAAVLREISAAGVPLTLAEVTALTGYPKSSVMGICHALTQERLLSRGVDGTYALGSHVYELASTARAQGWPIHDIGFTYPVDESFFVAEIEALHAEADRLGARLHAHTAREDRARQSRQIIEFVCAGVDLILIEPVATEGLEDACARARAARIPVVALGSAVSGADAVVATDNTKAGFLAGSALASALGERGRIAVVGGIPITANSDRIAGFMAAIAPHPHLEVVATSHGELDAESGRRAAKEILSSNAVIDGFFAANDQIAIGISSVLRRRRRPVPIVGVDGARGAVEEIRAGGPIIATATQDPAALVRAAMDLGIALHGGARVPRSSRYLAPRLIDAHNAARYEPWG, encoded by the coding sequence ATGGCGGCGGGCCCCGGGGTCGAGGAAGACGACTCGTCCGCGCGCCGAACCCGGGTTCCCGCCCTGACGCGGGCGGCCGCGGTGCTGCGCGAGATCAGCGCCGCCGGTGTTCCGCTGACGCTCGCCGAGGTGACCGCGTTGACGGGTTATCCGAAGAGCAGCGTGATGGGCATCTGTCACGCGCTGACCCAGGAGCGCCTACTGTCCCGAGGCGTGGACGGGACCTACGCGCTGGGCTCACACGTCTACGAACTGGCGTCGACGGCGCGGGCGCAGGGCTGGCCGATCCACGACATCGGCTTCACCTATCCGGTCGACGAAAGCTTTTTCGTGGCCGAGATCGAGGCCCTCCATGCAGAGGCCGACCGGCTGGGTGCCCGACTGCACGCGCACACCGCCAGAGAGGACCGCGCCCGCCAATCCCGGCAGATCATCGAATTCGTCTGCGCTGGAGTGGATTTGATCCTGATCGAACCCGTCGCGACGGAGGGTCTGGAAGATGCGTGTGCGCGCGCCCGCGCCGCACGCATCCCCGTCGTCGCCCTCGGGTCGGCGGTCAGCGGTGCTGATGCCGTGGTCGCGACCGACAACACGAAGGCCGGCTTCCTGGCCGGTTCGGCGCTGGCGAGCGCACTGGGTGAGCGGGGCCGCATCGCCGTCGTCGGGGGGATCCCGATCACCGCGAACTCCGACCGGATCGCCGGCTTCATGGCCGCCATCGCACCCCACCCTCACCTCGAGGTGGTCGCCACCAGCCACGGCGAATTGGACGCCGAATCGGGGCGCCGGGCCGCGAAAGAGATCCTGTCGTCGAACGCCGTCATCGACGGGTTCTTCGCGGCCAATGACCAGATCGCCATCGGTATCTCCAGCGTGCTGCGGCGCCGCAGGCGGCCGGTGCCGATCGTCGGCGTCGACGGTGCCAGGGGTGCCGTCGAGGAGATAAGGGCCGGTGGGCCCATCATCGCCACCGCGACCCAGGACCCGGCGGCGCTGGTGCGGGCGGCGATGGACCTCGGCATCGCCCTGCACGGCGGGGCGCGCGTGCCGCGCTCATCCCGGTACCTGGCGCCCCGGTTGATCGACGCCCACAACGCCGCGAGGTACGAACCGTGGGGATGA
- a CDS encoding autoinducer 2 ABC transporter substrate-binding protein: MAVSQRFVGAISVAVALAMVTGGCTKKDDAPSATGGASSSQGAGGSGDKIKVAFVPKLQGSPYFEAMDTGAKQAAADLGDVEWLYQGPTSADAAAQAQIVRSFIQQKVDVIVVAPNDPDSMAPLMKQAQDAGIKVMTADTDAPNSVREAFVNQATAEGIGNTTAETLMTAMGGKGKWAIVSCGETAENLNSWIAAEKAYVSSKYPEAELVDVVYSGEDQAKGTQMATDLMSAHPDLKGLLGQCTTSAVGVAQAVKDAGKIGQVYSVGIGTPKSMAPYLADGSSSGSILWNVANLGYLTAWAGEQLASGKTFEPTNKVNDEMSDVKWDEASKTLVLGEPLLITTENVGQFDY; the protein is encoded by the coding sequence ATGGCGGTTTCCCAGCGTTTCGTCGGAGCGATCAGCGTGGCGGTGGCCCTCGCCATGGTTACCGGAGGCTGCACGAAGAAGGACGACGCACCGTCGGCCACCGGCGGCGCCAGCTCATCACAGGGAGCGGGCGGCTCCGGAGACAAGATCAAGGTCGCCTTCGTCCCGAAACTGCAGGGATCGCCCTACTTCGAAGCCATGGACACCGGCGCCAAGCAGGCAGCCGCCGATCTCGGCGACGTCGAATGGCTCTATCAGGGGCCCACTTCCGCCGACGCCGCCGCGCAGGCGCAGATCGTCCGGTCGTTCATCCAGCAGAAGGTCGACGTCATCGTGGTCGCGCCCAACGATCCCGATTCGATGGCGCCGCTGATGAAGCAGGCTCAGGACGCCGGCATCAAGGTCATGACGGCCGACACCGACGCACCCAACTCGGTGCGTGAGGCGTTCGTCAACCAGGCCACCGCCGAAGGCATCGGCAACACCACCGCCGAGACGCTCATGACGGCGATGGGCGGAAAGGGCAAGTGGGCCATCGTGTCCTGTGGCGAGACCGCCGAGAACCTGAACTCCTGGATTGCCGCGGAGAAGGCCTACGTATCGTCGAAGTACCCCGAGGCCGAACTCGTCGACGTCGTCTACTCCGGCGAGGATCAGGCCAAGGGCACGCAGATGGCCACGGACCTGATGAGCGCCCACCCGGATCTGAAGGGACTGCTGGGGCAGTGCACCACGTCCGCCGTCGGCGTCGCTCAGGCCGTCAAGGACGCCGGCAAGATCGGGCAGGTCTACAGCGTCGGGATCGGCACCCCGAAGTCGATGGCGCCGTACCTCGCCGACGGCTCCTCGTCGGGATCGATCCTGTGGAACGTCGCGAACCTGGGCTACCTCACGGCGTGGGCCGGTGAGCAGCTCGCCAGCGGTAAGACGTTCGAGCCGACCAACAAGGTCAACGACGAGATGAGCGACGTGAAGTGGGACGAGGCCAGCAAGACCCTGGTGCTCGGTGAGCCGCTGCTGATCACCACCGAGAACGTCGGCCAGTTCGACTACTGA